From one Gemella morbillorum genomic stretch:
- the prmC gene encoding peptide chain release factor N(5)-glutamine methyltransferase, protein MNRRQAITKACLLLRRQAKEESLARFLLMYMLDEMREFNENLALELTEEDEQKYFQLINKHIKDDTPLSHLVGFEYFYDRKFKVTSDVLSPRMETEELVYKVIDYIRKNNLTNIKILDLCTGSGIIGITLKKELEEFDVKILASDISSRALTVAKENASSLEVDISFAESDLFSNIQDKFDIIVSNPPYIAHDDKKTIKENVLNYDPHLALFADEEGMYFYRNIIEKSRPYLNEKGIMFFEIGYDQKEKIITLGENNKFETVVYKDINGRDRIAVLKSQI, encoded by the coding sequence ATGAACAGAAGGCAAGCTATAACAAAGGCTTGTCTTCTTTTGAGAAGACAAGCAAAAGAAGAGAGTTTAGCACGATTTTTACTAATGTATATGTTAGATGAAATGCGTGAATTTAATGAGAATTTAGCACTTGAATTAACAGAAGAAGATGAACAAAAATATTTTCAATTAATTAATAAACACATAAAAGATGATACTCCACTTAGTCATTTAGTGGGATTTGAATATTTCTATGATAGAAAATTCAAGGTAACAAGTGATGTATTATCTCCAAGAATGGAAACAGAAGAACTTGTTTACAAAGTAATTGATTATATTAGAAAAAATAATCTAACTAATATAAAGATATTAGATCTTTGTACTGGAAGTGGAATTATAGGTATTACATTAAAAAAAGAATTAGAAGAATTTGATGTCAAAATTTTAGCAAGCGATATTAGTAGTAGAGCACTAACGGTCGCAAAAGAAAATGCTAGTTCTTTGGAAGTAGATATATCTTTTGCTGAATCAGATTTATTTTCTAATATACAAGATAAGTTTGATATAATAGTATCTAATCCCCCGTATATTGCACATGATGATAAGAAAACTATAAAAGAAAATGTCTTAAATTATGATCCTCATTTAGCATTATTCGCTGATGAAGAAGGAATGTACTTTTATAGAAATATAATAGAGAAATCTAGACCATATTTAAATGAAAAAGGAATTATGTTTTTCGAGATAGGCTATGATCAAAAAGAAAAAATAATTACCTTAGGAGAAAATAATAAGTTTGAAACTGTCGTTTATAAAGATATAAATGGTAGAGATAGAATAGCGGTATTGAAATCACAAATATAA
- a CDS encoding LexA family protein — MTTTFSIRFKQCLKEKNIKQAELARSTKITPSSISDWSKGKYVPKRDKLLAIAEYLSVNPDWLVGDCDNMFVEEHITSSSDEDSDEYIDNTSKLPILGTICAGDGVYIEEEYDEHIFIDQGMGADFALRVKGDSMIEAGIFDGDLVFIRQQSSVRNGKIAAVRLTEWNEASLKKIFVKNDNVILYPCNPDYEPIVTRNVEIIGECVGVYREL, encoded by the coding sequence ATGACAACTACATTTAGTATCAGATTCAAACAGTGTTTAAAAGAAAAAAATATAAAACAAGCAGAGCTTGCCCGCTCTACTAAAATCACTCCTTCGTCTATTAGTGATTGGTCAAAAGGAAAATATGTTCCTAAAAGAGATAAACTCCTTGCTATTGCTGAGTATTTATCTGTTAATCCTGATTGGTTAGTGGGTGATTGTGATAATATGTTTGTGGAAGAACATATAACTTCCTCTTCTGATGAAGATTCAGATGAGTATATCGACAACACTTCTAAACTTCCAATACTGGGAACTATTTGTGCTGGAGATGGGGTTTATATAGAAGAAGAATATGATGAACATATTTTTATAGATCAAGGAATGGGTGCTGATTTCGCTCTTCGAGTCAAAGGAGATAGTATGATCGAGGCTGGAATTTTTGACGGAGATTTAGTTTTTATCCGTCAACAGTCTTCTGTCCGCAATGGTAAAATTGCAGCTGTTCGTTTGACTGAATGGAATGAAGCATCGTTAAAAAAGATTTTCGTTAAAAATGATAATGTAATTCTTTATCCTTGCAATCCAGATTATGAGCCTATAGTCACTCGAAATGTTGAAATCATAGGGGAATGCGTTGGGGTTTATAGAGAATTATAA
- the gpmA gene encoding 2,3-diphosphoglycerate-dependent phosphoglycerate mutase — translation MKLVLTRHGESQWNLENRFTGWVDVDITDKGRQEAIKGGQTLKELGLTFDVAYTSYQKRAIKTLNLFLEELDLLWIPVYKSWRLNERHYGALQGLNKAETAEKYGDEQVHIWRRSFDVAPPQVDKNSDMYPGNIDRYKDIPEGEIPTGESLKLTIDRVLPYWESDISKQIKAGKNVLISAHGNSLRALIKYLLNISDEKILDLNLPTGTPLVFEIDENLNIISAPELF, via the coding sequence ATGAAATTAGTATTAACTAGACATGGTGAAAGTCAATGGAATCTTGAAAATAGATTTACTGGATGGGTTGATGTTGATATCACTGATAAAGGAAGACAAGAAGCTATTAAAGGTGGACAAACTTTAAAAGAATTAGGTCTTACTTTTGATGTAGCTTATACTTCATATCAAAAACGTGCAATTAAAACATTAAACTTATTTTTAGAGGAATTAGATTTATTATGGATTCCTGTTTATAAAAGTTGGAGACTAAACGAAAGACACTATGGAGCTCTTCAAGGATTAAATAAAGCTGAAACTGCCGAAAAATATGGAGATGAGCAAGTACACATTTGGAGAAGAAGTTTTGATGTAGCACCTCCACAAGTAGATAAAAATAGCGATATGTACCCTGGAAATATTGATAGATACAAAGATATTCCAGAAGGAGAAATCCCAACAGGAGAAAGTTTAAAACTTACTATTGATAGAGTGCTTCCTTATTGGGAAAGCGATATATCTAAACAAATAAAAGCTGGTAAAAATGTTCTTATTTCTGCTCATGGAAATAGTTTAAGAGCGTTAATCAAATACTTATTAAATATCTCGGACGAAAAAATCTTAGATCTTAATTTACCAACAGGTACTCCATTAGTATTTGAAATCGATGAAAACTTAAACATCATCTCAGCACCAGAGTTATTCTAA
- a CDS encoding SF1B family DNA helicase RecD2, which yields MKNVEGYLSKIIFHNKENNYYILSIFLNDNYDFVDGDYLSVVGTFDDIDFIEDDLYSFKGQIVQHRKYGTQLSAIVAEPVIEKDKDAIVSYLSSSIFQGIGRKTAELIVDSLGVEALDKIYDDKTTLYDIKGIPTSRKDIIYNTIIANKQTQDIILKLNEYNLSNNLILKIYNFYKHNTLRTITENPYSLIKDIKGINFKTVDKIAEINNIEANDRERILYGFIYTVNTFCFSTGNTYIMKNALLYNTFNVLYSSRNIAVDKEDILNALTYCLDTGKLVELEEKIFLPEIYYSEYAIYNDIERRLDKQNSVDISDELLDKYIGEIEEELGIEYDIVQIAAIKNSIINNFSILTGGPGTGKTTIILAIIKVFQKLNNYSLSDLQDETKSILTLCAPTGKAAKRMAESTGLYASTIHKAIGWTVEDEDMEEFVSEKRIKSELIIIDETSMIDVFLMYNLLKIIHPDAKILLVGDNDQLPSIAPGNVLNDLINAQVIPTVKLNKVFRQSEHSSIINISHSIRNNIPFDILENFDDKEFLLATKNEVLDVITTTYDSILKESKKEKIQILAPIYKGGAGINEINKTIQTLFNQNELQVEYGDLIYKVDDRVMQLVNRPEDNIFNGDIGYVYDIFKEAGKIKIVIDYDDNFVTYEKQELNQITLSYACSIHKAQGSEFENVIIPFIDSYNFMLNKNLTYTAITRAKKKLILCGNPNVFYKSIEPTNTVIRQTALSTFFTNEKTKKINIELNEDYILTYKNLNTIDPMIGMNDIKPEDFI from the coding sequence ATGAAGAATGTAGAAGGTTATCTAAGTAAGATTATTTTTCATAACAAAGAAAATAATTATTATATTTTATCAATTTTTTTAAATGATAATTATGATTTCGTAGATGGTGACTATCTTAGTGTCGTAGGAACTTTCGATGATATTGATTTTATTGAAGATGATTTATATTCATTTAAAGGTCAGATAGTTCAACATAGAAAATATGGAACACAACTTTCAGCGATTGTTGCGGAACCTGTAATTGAAAAAGATAAAGATGCGATTGTTTCTTATTTATCTAGTTCCATTTTTCAAGGTATCGGAAGAAAAACCGCAGAATTAATAGTCGATAGTTTAGGTGTAGAAGCATTAGATAAAATTTATGATGATAAAACTACACTATACGATATTAAAGGTATTCCAACTTCAAGAAAAGATATTATCTATAACACAATAATAGCCAACAAACAAACTCAAGATATCATTTTGAAATTAAACGAATATAATCTTAGTAATAATCTTATTTTAAAAATCTATAACTTTTACAAACATAATACACTACGCACAATAACAGAAAATCCATATTCTCTTATTAAAGATATAAAAGGTATTAATTTTAAAACTGTTGACAAAATAGCTGAAATTAATAATATAGAAGCTAACGATCGTGAAAGAATATTATATGGTTTTATTTATACGGTAAATACATTTTGTTTTTCTACTGGAAATACATATATAATGAAAAACGCATTACTTTATAATACATTTAATGTTCTATATTCATCACGTAATATAGCAGTAGATAAAGAAGATATATTAAACGCTCTTACCTATTGTTTAGATACAGGAAAACTAGTAGAACTAGAAGAAAAAATCTTTCTTCCAGAAATTTACTATTCAGAATATGCAATATACAATGATATAGAACGCCGACTTGACAAACAAAATTCTGTAGACATTAGTGATGAACTTTTAGATAAGTATATTGGCGAAATTGAAGAAGAACTTGGAATCGAATATGACATCGTACAAATAGCTGCTATTAAAAACTCTATAATTAATAACTTTTCTATATTAACTGGAGGGCCTGGAACGGGAAAAACAACAATTATTCTTGCAATAATAAAGGTATTTCAAAAACTTAACAATTATAGCCTTTCAGACCTTCAAGATGAAACCAAAAGTATATTGACACTATGTGCTCCGACTGGTAAAGCTGCAAAACGTATGGCAGAAAGCACAGGTCTTTACGCTTCAACAATACATAAGGCTATAGGTTGGACGGTAGAAGATGAGGATATGGAAGAGTTTGTTAGTGAAAAAAGGATAAAATCAGAATTAATCATAATTGATGAAACTAGTATGATTGATGTATTTTTAATGTATAATTTACTTAAAATAATTCACCCTGATGCAAAAATTCTTTTAGTTGGAGACAACGATCAATTACCATCAATTGCTCCAGGAAATGTCCTTAACGATTTAATTAACGCTCAAGTAATTCCAACTGTTAAATTAAATAAAGTTTTTAGACAAAGTGAGCATTCAAGCATAATAAATATTTCCCACTCTATTAGAAATAATATTCCTTTTGATATACTTGAAAATTTTGATGATAAAGAATTTCTATTAGCAACTAAAAATGAAGTACTGGATGTCATTACTACCACATATGATAGTATATTAAAAGAATCAAAAAAGGAAAAAATTCAAATATTAGCACCTATTTATAAAGGAGGCGCTGGTATCAATGAAATCAATAAAACAATTCAAACTCTCTTTAACCAAAATGAACTTCAAGTTGAATATGGAGATTTAATATATAAGGTGGATGATAGAGTTATGCAGCTTGTAAATCGTCCAGAAGACAATATTTTCAACGGGGATATAGGTTATGTTTATGATATTTTTAAAGAGGCTGGAAAAATAAAAATAGTTATTGATTATGATGATAACTTTGTAACATATGAAAAACAAGAACTTAATCAAATAACCCTATCATATGCTTGTTCGATTCATAAAGCCCAAGGTTCGGAATTTGAGAATGTAATTATACCGTTTATTGATAGTTATAACTTTATGTTAAATAAAAATCTAACGTATACCGCTATAACTCGTGCTAAGAAAAAATTAATTTTATGTGGGAATCCAAATGTGTTTTATAAATCAATAGAACCTACTAATACAGTAATAAGGCAAACAGCATTATCTACTTTCTTTACTAATGAGAAAACAAAAAAAATAAATATAGAACTAAATGAAGACTATATTTTAACGTATAAAAACCTTAATACCATTGACCCTATGATAGGAATGAATGACATAAAACCTGAAGATTTTATTTAA
- a CDS encoding APC family permease: protein MNELKKTIGFMPAFMTVIGSVIGAGVFFKAAVIYKTTGTMSLGVLAWVLAGVITICAGLTVAELAASIPEVGGMVVWIEKTYGKTAAFLLGWAQSIIYFPAMIAALAVIFSTQVLSLLNLDKTWHIPIAFITAASLMFLNFLGGKTGGIIQTVATICKLIPLGAIIIFGLFQENSQPLQLFPIEAGKDISFVGGLGGALLAAMFAYEGWTNVGSMAGEMKNPKKDLPRAIFLGLAVVMAVYVLINIAYLMSLPLDRVAGNQTVASEVAAKLFGGLGGKILTIGILISVYGAINGFTMAGIRIPYAMALSDQIPFKHVWTKLNKSAIPVNSGLLLLVMSGIMMLTGSFDMLTDLLVFVMWFFYTATFFAVIILRKKDPDLERPYKVPLYPIIPMIAILGGLYTLISTLTSQITLALGGIGLTLIGLLFYTELHKKFKK from the coding sequence ATGAATGAATTAAAGAAGACTATAGGCTTTATGCCTGCATTTATGACGGTTATTGGATCGGTAATCGGGGCAGGGGTATTTTTTAAAGCCGCTGTTATTTATAAAACTACCGGAACTATGAGTTTAGGGGTACTTGCATGGGTATTGGCTGGAGTTATTACAATTTGTGCAGGCCTTACTGTAGCAGAACTTGCCGCTTCTATTCCTGAAGTAGGAGGGATGGTTGTTTGGATAGAAAAAACATACGGGAAAACAGCTGCCTTTCTTCTTGGATGGGCGCAATCAATTATTTACTTTCCTGCAATGATAGCAGCGCTAGCTGTTATATTTTCTACTCAAGTTCTTAGTTTATTAAATTTAGATAAAACATGGCATATACCTATTGCATTTATAACAGCTGCTTCACTTATGTTTTTAAATTTTTTAGGTGGGAAAACGGGGGGAATTATACAAACAGTAGCTACCATTTGTAAATTGATACCATTGGGAGCTATTATAATTTTTGGGTTATTCCAAGAAAATTCTCAACCTTTACAATTATTCCCAATAGAAGCTGGAAAAGATATTTCATTTGTTGGAGGTTTAGGTGGAGCACTACTTGCTGCAATGTTTGCATATGAAGGTTGGACTAATGTAGGAAGCATGGCAGGAGAAATGAAAAATCCTAAAAAAGACTTACCTAGAGCTATCTTTTTAGGTCTAGCAGTCGTAATGGCAGTCTATGTTCTTATAAATATTGCATATTTAATGAGTTTACCTCTAGATAGAGTTGCTGGGAACCAAACAGTAGCCAGTGAAGTTGCTGCTAAATTGTTTGGTGGGCTAGGTGGTAAAATACTAACAATTGGTATTTTAATAAGTGTTTACGGAGCTATAAATGGATTCACTATGGCTGGTATTCGTATTCCATACGCTATGGCATTGAGCGATCAAATACCTTTTAAACATGTTTGGACAAAATTAAATAAAAGTGCAATTCCTGTAAATTCAGGTTTACTACTTTTAGTAATGTCTGGAATTATGATGTTAACAGGAAGCTTTGATATGTTAACAGATTTATTAGTATTTGTAATGTGGTTCTTCTATACTGCAACATTCTTTGCAGTTATAATATTACGTAAGAAAGACCCTGATTTAGAACGCCCATATAAAGTGCCGTTATATCCTATTATCCCTATGATAGCTATTTTAGGAGGTTTATATACCTTAATTAGTACATTAACATCTCAAATTACATTAGCACTCGGAGGAATTGGTTTAACATTAATAGGATTGCTATTCTATACTGAACTACATAAAAAATTTAAAAAATAA
- a CDS encoding Nif3-like dinuclear metal center hexameric protein yields the protein MITVRNVFDHLNKLADIKLAEKWDNVGLMLGDFNSEVKNVLVCLDVTTIVVNEAITNNIDLIISHHPLIFKPLKSLDFTVDFKSNIIKSLVKNDISVISFHTNLDSATYGLNDFLAKKLELKNIRILFEHETYKNAGLGRIGELSEEFTQKEFITYIKEKFNLETISAVLGNNDNIKTVALLGGSGADFIYTLPEVDIYLTGDVGYHVALDTLEMKKNIIDVGHFTEHLVKDLLLEYIGELSINVQKSKVEQSPFKTL from the coding sequence GTGATTACTGTAAGGAATGTATTTGATCATTTAAATAAACTCGCAGATATAAAACTCGCTGAAAAGTGGGATAATGTCGGTTTGATGCTAGGAGACTTTAATAGTGAAGTTAAGAATGTGTTGGTCTGTCTAGATGTAACAACAATAGTAGTTAATGAAGCAATAACAAATAATATCGATTTAATTATTTCTCATCATCCATTAATATTTAAACCACTGAAATCACTTGATTTTACAGTTGATTTCAAATCTAATATCATAAAATCTTTAGTTAAAAATGATATTTCAGTTATTTCATTTCACACTAATCTAGATTCAGCGACATATGGTTTAAATGATTTTCTCGCGAAAAAATTAGAATTGAAAAATATACGCATACTTTTTGAACATGAAACATATAAAAATGCTGGACTAGGTAGAATAGGGGAGTTATCAGAAGAATTTACTCAAAAGGAGTTTATTACATATATAAAAGAAAAGTTCAATTTGGAGACTATTTCGGCGGTATTAGGAAATAACGATAATATAAAAACAGTAGCCCTTCTAGGTGGAAGTGGAGCTGATTTTATCTATACATTACCTGAAGTAGATATTTACTTAACAGGTGATGTAGGATATCATGTAGCTTTAGATACATTAGAAATGAAAAAAAATATCATAGATGTGGGACATTTTACAGAACATCTTGTAAAAGACTTACTTCTTGAATACATAGGCGAATTGTCTATAAATGTACAAAAATCTAAAGTCGAACAATCGCCATTTAAAACACTATAA
- the mntR gene encoding transcriptional regulator MntR: MAKATPTMEDYIEVIYSLVKTKGYARSADIAEKLEVYPSTVTKMLKKLDAEGYIVYEKYRGIALTDIGKKMGEYALTRHELLEEFLLLIGVDKDKIYEEVEGIEHHFGRSSLEKIKELMDYLKKNNYKA, encoded by the coding sequence ATGGCCAAAGCAACACCAACTATGGAAGACTATATAGAAGTCATTTATTCATTAGTAAAAACTAAAGGTTATGCAAGAAGTGCGGATATAGCAGAAAAATTAGAAGTTTATCCTTCAACTGTAACAAAAATGTTAAAAAAACTTGATGCTGAAGGGTACATAGTCTACGAAAAATATCGCGGGATAGCACTAACTGATATAGGAAAAAAAATGGGAGAATACGCTCTTACTAGACATGAATTATTAGAAGAATTTTTACTTTTAATAGGGGTAGATAAAGATAAAATCTACGAAGAAGTTGAAGGTATAGAACACCATTTTGGACGAAGTTCTCTTGAAAAAATAAAAGAACTTATGGACTATCTTAAAAAAAATAATTATAAAGCATAA
- a CDS encoding thymidylate synthase, which yields MADKEYLNLCKTILENGITKDDRTGVGTKSIFGYQMKFDLNKGFPLLTTKKINFNLVWSELLWFIKGDTNIKFLLENKNNIWNEWAFKKWIESEEYTGPDMTDFGHRVLKDKDFAEEYKKQMNIFKENILNDDNFSTKFGDLGNVYGKQWRNFNGIDQLKNVIEQIKINPLSRRLIVSAWNPSEVDTMALPPCHTMFQFYVSDGKLSCQLYQRSADVFLGVPFNIASYSLLTILIAKECGLEVGEFVHTLGDAHIYVNHFEQVKEQMSRDAFKLPSLRLNEFDSIFNLEISDVELIDYESHPFIKAPIAV from the coding sequence GTGGCAGATAAAGAATATTTAAATTTATGTAAAACTATTTTAGAAAATGGAATCACCAAAGATGATAGAACAGGCGTAGGAACTAAAAGTATTTTTGGATATCAAATGAAGTTTGATTTAAATAAGGGATTCCCTTTATTAACAACAAAAAAAATCAATTTTAACTTAGTTTGGTCTGAATTGCTATGGTTTATTAAAGGTGATACAAACATCAAATTTTTATTAGAAAATAAAAATAATATTTGGAATGAATGGGCGTTTAAAAAGTGGATTGAAAGTGAAGAATATACAGGCCCTGACATGACTGATTTTGGACATAGAGTACTTAAAGACAAAGATTTTGCAGAAGAATATAAAAAACAAATGAATATTTTTAAAGAAAATATCCTTAATGATGACAATTTTTCTACAAAATTCGGCGATTTAGGAAATGTTTATGGTAAACAATGGCGAAATTTTAATGGTATTGATCAATTAAAAAATGTTATTGAACAAATAAAAATAAATCCCTTATCACGTCGCCTAATTGTTTCAGCTTGGAATCCAAGTGAAGTGGATACTATGGCTCTTCCACCATGTCATACTATGTTTCAATTTTATGTAAGTGATGGTAAGCTTAGTTGTCAGCTTTATCAACGTAGTGCAGATGTTTTTTTAGGAGTCCCATTTAATATTGCCTCATACTCGTTACTTACTATTTTAATTGCTAAGGAATGTGGATTAGAAGTAGGCGAATTTGTTCATACACTAGGAGATGCTCATATTTATGTAAATCATTTTGAACAAGTTAAAGAACAAATGTCAAGAGATGCCTTTAAACTTCCTAGTCTTAGACTAAACGAGTTTGATAGTATTTTTAATTTAGAAATTAGTGATGTGGAGCTAATAGATTACGAAAGCCATCCATTTATAAAAGCTCCTATAGCAGTTTAG
- a CDS encoding dihydrofolate reductase gives MLSLIVAYDKNKSIGNENTIPWRLRADMLRVKALTTNQTIIMGRKTLDSIGRALPNRINRVLTKNPELLKDYNDIEIYTDDSILENTTTQKVFIFGGGTIYEKYFDKCDEMFITEVDTIVEADTKFPNFDENNWELISREEFKKDENNDYDYVFMHYIKKKEM, from the coding sequence ATGTTATCTTTAATTGTAGCATATGATAAAAATAAATCTATTGGAAATGAGAATACTATACCGTGGCGCCTTCGTGCAGATATGTTAAGAGTTAAAGCTCTAACGACGAATCAAACTATAATTATGGGTAGAAAAACACTTGATAGCATAGGGCGAGCTCTTCCAAATAGAATAAATAGGGTGTTAACTAAGAATCCAGAATTATTGAAAGATTACAATGATATTGAAATTTATACAGATGATAGTATTTTAGAAAATACAACTACTCAAAAGGTATTTATTTTTGGTGGTGGTACAATTTATGAAAAATATTTCGATAAATGTGATGAAATGTTCATAACTGAAGTTGACACCATAGTGGAGGCGGATACTAAGTTTCCAAATTTCGATGAAAATAATTGGGAACTCATTAGTCGTGAAGAATTTAAAAAAGACGAAAACAATGATTACGATTATGTTTTTATGCATTACATAAAAAAGAAAGAGATGTAA
- a CDS encoding DegV family protein, protein MEKVKIIIDSSSDLTNEEINKYDVEVVPLTFNIDGQEYDYQSMDNDEYILRIRTANEYSTSQPAIGKFLEAFEKWTNRGYKIIVLTISSALSGTYNTALAAAAGFDNIEVVDTKTTTRGMVYLLDSCIEQLKTGLDINTISENLREKAKNILTFVTIDNLDNLVKGGRLSKSAALIGGLLNIKVLTQLKETELVAIDKVRGKKKLVHSLIKHINDEKGDKNIKHICLPNTLADEYIKLIKEELQEEYNYTVNDNDIFTTTPIISTHTGENAVGILIELV, encoded by the coding sequence ATGGAAAAAGTAAAAATCATTATTGATTCATCAAGCGATTTAACAAATGAAGAAATAAATAAATATGATGTCGAAGTTGTCCCATTGACTTTTAATATAGATGGACAAGAATATGATTATCAAAGTATGGATAATGACGAATATATACTACGTATACGTACTGCAAATGAATATTCTACAAGTCAACCGGCTATCGGTAAATTTTTAGAAGCATTTGAAAAATGGACTAATAGAGGGTATAAAATAATTGTTCTTACTATTTCTTCAGCATTAAGCGGAACTTACAATACGGCACTAGCTGCAGCTGCTGGTTTTGATAATATTGAAGTTGTTGATACTAAAACAACAACAAGAGGGATGGTTTATCTTTTAGATTCTTGTATTGAACAATTGAAAACTGGATTAGATATAAATACCATTTCTGAAAATTTACGTGAAAAAGCTAAGAATATTTTAACGTTTGTTACTATTGATAATCTAGACAATTTAGTAAAAGGTGGAAGACTTAGCAAGTCAGCAGCATTGATTGGTGGATTGCTTAATATAAAAGTTTTAACACAATTAAAAGAAACTGAACTTGTTGCAATAGATAAAGTAAGAGGGAAGAAAAAGTTAGTACACTCATTAATAAAACACATTAATGATGAAAAAGGTGATAAAAATATTAAACACATATGTCTCCCTAATACTTTGGCAGATGAGTATATTAAACTAATCAAAGAGGAATTGCAAGAAGAATATAATTATACAGTGAATGATAATGATATTTTTACGACTACACCAATAATTTCAACTCATACTGGTGAAAATGCAGTAGGTATTTTAATAGAATTAGTATAA
- a CDS encoding IreB family regulatory phosphoprotein, whose amino-acid sequence MTNFDETRLFDNNFYDKNDIHSILKNVVETIKQRGYDPINQLMGYIKTGDPIYIPRDNHAREQIRLIEIDDILEYLLYFFIQES is encoded by the coding sequence ATGACAAATTTTGATGAAACAAGATTATTTGATAACAATTTTTATGATAAAAATGATATTCATAGCATACTAAAAAATGTTGTGGAAACTATAAAGCAGCGTGGCTATGATCCTATTAATCAACTTATGGGATATATAAAAACAGGCGATCCTATATATATTCCGCGCGATAACCATGCAAGAGAACAAATAAGATTAATAGAAATAGATGATATATTAGAATACTTACTATACTTTTTTATACAGGAGTCATAA